From the Anguilla anguilla isolate fAngAng1 chromosome 8, fAngAng1.pri, whole genome shotgun sequence genome, one window contains:
- the LOC118233159 gene encoding secretagogin-like, with protein sequence MDSVFANLDAASFLQIWQHFDIDDNGYIEEKELDDFFRRLTKKMSVGNKMTEEKIQQLKKKFMSAGTSDGRLQIQELAKMVLPEDENFLLLFRRETPLDNSVEFMRIWRNYDADSSGYISAVELKGFLQDLFLQHKKVITPSKLEEYTDAMMKMFDKNEDGRLDLNDLARILALKENFLLKFEMHACSQEDRKRDFEKIFAHYDVSKTGALEGPEVDGFVKDMMELVKPSISGTDLDKFRRVLLGHCDVNGDGKIQKNELALCLGLKLNS encoded by the exons ATGGACAGCGTATTCGCTAACCTGGACGCAGCTTCCTTTCTGCAGATCTGGCAACACTTCGATATTGACG ataatGGTTATATTGAGGAGAAAGAGCTTGATGACTTTTTCCGACGCCTGACGAAGAAAATGAGTGTAGGC AACAAGATGACCGAGGAGAAGATACAGCAGCTGAAAAAGAAGTTCATGTCAGCCGGCACATCAGATGGACGTCTGCAAATCCAGGAG CTGGCTAAGATGGTGCTTCCTGAGGATGAGAACTTCCTGTTACTGTTCCGTAGGGAGACGCCACTGGACAACAGCGTAGAGTTCATGAGG ATCTGGAGAAACTATGATGCAGACAGCAGTGGATACATATCAGCAGTGGAGCTAAAG GGCTTCCTTCAAGACCTCTTTCTACAACACAAGAAGGTCATCACTCCTAGCAAACTGGAGGAATACACAGACGCCATG ATGAAAATGTTTGATAAAAATGAAGATGGCCGGCTGGATTTGAACGACTTAGCCAG GATTCTAGCACTCAAAGAAAACTTTCTGCTTAAGTTTGAAATGCat GCCTGCAGCCAGGAGGACCGGAAGAGGGACTTTGAAAAGATATTCGCGCATTACGATGTC AGTAAGACAGGAGCTTTAGAAGGACCAGAGGTGGATGGCTTTGTTAAAGATATGATGGAGCTAGTCAAG CCCAGCATCAGTGGCACTGACCTGGACAAATTCCGGCGTGTCCTGCTGGGTCACTGTGACGTCAATGGAGACGGAAAGATCCAGAAGAACGAACTGGCGCTGTGCCTGGGCCTGAAGCTGAACTCATAA